Proteins from a genomic interval of Oncorhynchus clarkii lewisi isolate Uvic-CL-2024 chromosome 15, UVic_Ocla_1.0, whole genome shotgun sequence:
- the LOC139366690 gene encoding probable cationic amino acid transporter → MAEWLRRVSWGDAWYSLYSRLLRTKPVGRMGQGSEVSDDITEVGGLARVLTTADLVSLGVGSCVGTGMYVVAGLVAKEMAGPGVILSFIIAAVASILSGVCYAEFGVRVPKTTGSAYTYSYVTVGECTAFFIGWNLILEYLIGTAAGASALSSMFDSLANHSISSYMITHLGTLRGLGKGEESYPDVLAMAISLVVTVIVSLGVRNSVGLNNVLNMVNLVVWCFLIISGLFFLSADNWEAGNFLPYGWSGVMKGAATCFYAFIGFDIIATTGEEAKSPNTSIPYAITASLITCLTAYVSVSVVLTLMVPYDLIDGSAPLMEMFAVHGFLPGKYIVAVGSIAGLTVSLMGSLFPMPRVIYAMARDGLLFRFLANVSPYTHTPAVACLVSGCLAALMSLLVSLQDLIEMMSIGTLLAYTLVSVCVLLLRYQPDTDTHNFLPGEEEEGPRQKEGVMAECDDGTLPTNDDQMLIGGADSSTFDPDSSGYQSSGVAGEPGNSGSFHTGPSSLLKRVLGSRYSTLRVRLGIPDASARPTPSSGRMVTRCTLLLFLLSFLLWATVIFGVERGTGAGSAVSGIVATLLAGKIATILVVIVRQPESGRILPYMAPCVPFVPAVAILVNSYLMLKLSPLTWARFAVWCTLGVLIYGCYGIWNSSLEISTREEQAHASTYQRYDDHLDDTFSPDNDLDPQDNQEEGRYQGWSAEKGYHYQQQNQDQNQDPEGDQYQNHYQDGNQDGNQDQDGSQYQNQSGYQSGPRGSSMGSRGRTNQGYTDPQEPGGSSCD, encoded by the exons ATGGCAGAATGGCTGAGGCGTGTGTCCTGGGGAGATGCATGGTACAGCCTGTACTCCCGCCTGCTCAGGACCAAACCTGTGGGTAGgatgggtcaggggtcagaggtcagcgaCGATATCACAGAGGTAGGGGGGCTGGCTAGGGTCCTGACGACAGCTGACCTGGTGTCGCTAGGGGTGGGGAGCTGCGTTGGCACAGGGATGTACGTGGTTGCCGGGCTGGTTGCTAAGGAGATGGCAGGGCCAGGAGTGATCCTGTCCTTCATCATCGCTGCTGTGGCTTCTATACTGTCAG GTGTATGTTATGCAGAGTTTGGCGTGCGTGTCCCTAAGACAACTGGGTCAGCCTACACCTACAGCTATGTCACAGTGGGGGAGTGTACGGCCTTTTTCATTGGCTGGAATCTGATCCTGGAGTACCTAATTGGTACTGCAGCCGGGGCGTCGGCTCTCAGCAGCATGTTTGACTCGCTGGCCAATCACAGCATCTCGAGCTACATGATAACACACCTGGGGACACTCAGAGGCctgg GTAAAGGGGAGGAGTCGTACCCTGACGTCCTGGCCATGGCCATATCGCTGGTTGTCACGGTAATTGTGTCATTAGGGGTTCGTAACTCGGTAGGGTTGAATAACGTTCTGAACATGGTCAACCTGGTGGTGTGGTGCTTCCTGATCATCTCTGGACTCTTCTTTCTCTCCGCTGACAACTGGGAGGCGGGAAACTTCCTGCCCTACGGATGGTCTGGG GTGATGAAGGGAGCGGCCACTTGTTTCTATGCCTTCATAGGGTTTGACATCATCGCTACGACAGGAGAAGAAGCCAAGAGTCCCAACACCTCTATACCCTATGCTATTACTGCTAGTCTGATAACCTGCCTGACTGCATACGTCTCT GTGTCTGTGGTCCTGACTCTGATGGTTCCTTATGACCTGATCGATGGTTCAGCTCCACTGATGGAGATGTTTGCAGTGCATGGGTTCCTGCCAGGGAAATACATAGTGGCTGTAGGGTCTATAGCTGGCCTCACTGTCAGTCTAATGGGCTCCCTGTTCCCCATGCCCAGGGTCATATACGCTATGGCTAGAGACGGACTGCTCTTCAG gttccTGGCCAACGTCTCTCCGTACACTCACACTCCAGCAGTAGCGTGTCTGGTGTCTGGTTGTCTGGCTGCTCTCAtgtctctccttgtctccctGCAAGATCTCATAGAGATGATGTCTATAGGAACGCTACTAGCTTACAccttggtcagtgtgtgtgtcctgctgcTGCGCTACCAgcccgacacagacacacacaacttcctgcctggggaggaagaggaggggcctAGGCAGAAAGAGGGCGTGATGGCGGAATGCGATGACGGAACTCTGCCCACCAACGATGACCAGATGTTGATTGGAGGAGCAGACTCATCGACCTTTGACCCTGACAGCTCTGGCTACCAATCGAGCGGTGTTGCAGGTGAACCTGGCAACTCTGGCAGCTTCCACACCGGCCCCTCCTCGCTGTTGAAGAGGGTTCTAGGTAGTCGTTACTCCACCCTCCGTGTTCGCCTGGGGATCCCTGACGCCTCGGCCCGTCCCACCCCGTCCTCCGGTCGCATGGTGACACGCtgcaccctcctcctcttcctcctctccttcctcctctgggcCACTGTCATCTTCGGCGTGGAGCGAGGGACCGGAGCGGGCTCGGCCGTTTCAGGTATCGTAGCGACACTATTGGCGGGCAAAATAGCAACCATACTGGTGGTGATCGTGCGCCAGCCTGAGAGTGGGCGGATCCTGCCCTACATGGCGCCATGCGTGCCGTTTGTCCCCGCAGTGGCCATCTTGGTAAACTCCTACCTGATGCTGAAACTGTCGCCGCTCACCTGGGCACGCTTCGCTGTCTGGTGCACTCTGG GTGTACTGATCTACGGTTGCTATGGGATATGGAACAGCTCTTTGGAGATCAGCACCAGAGAGGAACAGGCTCACGCCAGCACCTACCAGCGCTATGATGACCACCTTGACGACACCTTCTCCCCTGACAATGACCTTGACCCCCAGGACAACCAGGAAGAGGGGCGCTACCAGGGCTGGTCAGCGGAGAAGGGCTACCACTACCAACAGCAAAACCAGGATCAGAACCAGGATCCGGAGGGTGACCAGTACCAAAACCACTATCAAGATGGCAATCAAGATGGCAACCAGGACCAGGATGGCTCCCAGTACCAGAACCAGTCAGGTTATCAGTCCGGCCCTCGGGGCTCCTCTATGGGATCCAGGGGAAGAACCAATCAGGGCTACACAGATCCACAGGAACCCGGGGGCTCCTCTTGTGATTGA